A stretch of the Candidatus Saccharimonadales bacterium genome encodes the following:
- the miaA gene encoding tRNA (adenosine(37)-N6)-dimethylallyltransferase MiaA has translation MTAPLIVIIGETASGKSALALQLSQHLGGEILCADAWTVYKDFDVGTAKPTAAERALITHHLLDIADPAQGFSAAIFKRLAVEQITDTASRGRLPILVGGTGLYIDSVLYDYEFLPPPSDVLRRELNTLDLEALLARASGLGLDTSVVDQRNKRRIIRLIENNGRIPGRKDMRPNTLILGLRPNRELLVQRISMRVDAMLKAGLQQEVARLAERYGWDAEPMKGIGYREFRLNEAEHPNIEQVRQAIIRNTIALAKKQRTWFKRNKSIHWLTTDDKVAEAVDIATTFLNK, from the coding sequence ATGACAGCACCACTTATTGTCATCATTGGTGAGACCGCCTCTGGTAAATCAGCACTTGCATTACAACTATCACAACATTTAGGTGGCGAAATTTTGTGTGCAGATGCATGGACGGTGTATAAAGATTTCGATGTTGGTACGGCGAAGCCGACTGCGGCTGAGCGGGCGTTGATAACACATCACCTGCTTGATATTGCTGACCCGGCACAGGGCTTCAGTGCTGCAATATTCAAACGGCTGGCAGTGGAGCAGATAACTGATACTGCATCACGCGGACGCTTACCAATCCTGGTGGGCGGTACGGGCCTGTATATTGATAGCGTTTTGTACGATTATGAATTTTTGCCGCCGCCTAGCGATGTTCTGCGCCGCGAGCTGAATACGTTAGATCTGGAAGCGCTGCTAGCTCGGGCTTCGGGCCTCGGTCTGGACACGTCTGTTGTCGACCAGCGGAATAAGCGGCGGATTATCCGGCTGATAGAAAATAATGGCCGAATACCAGGTCGGAAAGATATGCGTCCAAATACCCTAATTCTTGGCCTTCGGCCGAACCGCGAGCTACTCGTACAGCGAATATCTATGCGTGTCGATGCGATGCTGAAAGCCGGCCTGCAACAGGAGGTCGCCCGGCTTGCTGAGCGCTATGGCTGGGATGCGGAACCAATGAAAGGGATTGGCTACCGGGAGTTCAGGCTCAATGAAGCTGAACACCCAAATATCGAACAAGTGCGCCAGGCGATCATACGAAACACGATCGCACTCGCCAAAAAGCAGCGCACCTGGTTCAAGCGTAACAAAAGTATTCACTGGCTTACTACCGATGATAAAGTGGCTGAAGCTGTAGATATCGCAACAACATTTCTGAACAAATAA
- a CDS encoding MGMT family protein produces MKSIDAVPGGFRERVEALVRQIPRGRVMTYGQLAALAGSPIAARIVGGIAHFGDPELPWQRVVNKQGGLASGYPGGRAGHAAALIDEGIELSDDYYVDVAKLLWWPEREDV; encoded by the coding sequence TTGAAGAGCATTGATGCCGTACCCGGTGGCTTTCGGGAGCGGGTTGAAGCCTTGGTGCGTCAAATCCCTCGTGGCCGGGTAATGACATATGGCCAATTGGCTGCACTGGCCGGTAGTCCGATAGCAGCTCGGATTGTTGGTGGTATTGCTCATTTTGGTGACCCAGAGCTGCCATGGCAACGCGTCGTTAATAAGCAGGGCGGTCTAGCCAGCGGATACCCAGGTGGCCGGGCCGGTCACGCTGCTGCGCTTATTGATGAAGGCATTGAGCTCTCGGATGACTATTATGTCGATGTTGCAAAGCTGCTGTGGTGGCCAGAGCGGGAGGATGTATGA
- a CDS encoding transcriptional regulator — MIEQLFGSKTRVKLLQLFYSNPNRSFYVREITRKIDEQINSVRRELANLLSIGIIVSDNTNNKLYYEVNQKYEYFDPLTIIFGAGGSGKKLPAQISIAISGGLPAATEIPAVQSFSDNIDIKTLGNVEIAVYTGQFTRDESTGVDVFLVGDINTTKLQKFMADLESKEGKELRYTMMSLSDFQYRQQIKDRFVSNVMRAKKQVIIDKHASLKA; from the coding sequence ATGATTGAACAACTCTTCGGCTCCAAAACTCGCGTCAAACTTTTACAGTTGTTTTATAGCAATCCGAACCGATCATTCTATGTGCGCGAGATAACCCGCAAAATTGATGAACAAATAAATTCCGTCCGCCGCGAGCTGGCGAATCTGCTCAGTATCGGCATTATTGTCTCTGACAATACAAACAACAAGCTCTACTATGAAGTAAACCAAAAATACGAATATTTTGATCCACTGACGATTATATTCGGAGCTGGCGGCAGTGGCAAAAAGCTGCCAGCACAGATCTCTATTGCTATAAGCGGCGGCTTGCCAGCGGCAACAGAAATCCCGGCTGTTCAAAGCTTCAGCGATAATATTGATATAAAGACACTTGGTAACGTCGAGATTGCTGTCTATACTGGACAATTCACCCGTGACGAATCCACGGGTGTCGATGTGTTTTTGGTCGGCGACATCAATACGACCAAACTGCAGAAGTTTATGGCAGACCTGGAATCCAAAGAAGGCAAAGAACTGCGCTACACTATGATGAGCCTGAGTGATTTTCAGTACCGGCAGCAGATCAAGGACCGATTCGTATCAAATGTCATGCGGGCCAAAAAACAAGTTATAATCGATAAACATGCCTCGCTAAAGGCCTAA
- a CDS encoding peptidylprolyl isomerase — protein MKHKNSTSKLKLPKFKRPAVLHAVKRRLPGRKKSSSPLETLSDLPRITNETIAEHREEILGSARKYIYPLQHSRDRILKVSATLLVVAVVAFFAYCGLALYKFQSASTFVYEVTRVIPFPVAKAGSSFVSYENYLFELRHLTHYYETQQKENFADESGRRHLTKLKQDSLQKVIDDAYVKQLAAKNNITVTNGEVEDQIALVKSQNRLGSNDQMLADVLKQFWGWSIVDFKRELKSQLLYQKVGSELDTATHARADNALAELRGGADFAAVAAKVSDDATTKDKGGAYPAAIGKTSRDVPPQIVDALFRLKPGETSDVIETGYNLEILKSISVAGDKVQAAHISFKLQDISTHLKPLKEQAKPTRFIKV, from the coding sequence ATGAAGCATAAAAATTCCACATCGAAACTGAAGCTGCCGAAATTTAAACGGCCGGCTGTTCTACATGCCGTCAAACGCCGGCTGCCAGGCCGCAAAAAGTCGAGTAGCCCGCTGGAGACGCTGAGCGATCTGCCGCGTATCACCAACGAGACGATCGCCGAGCACCGCGAAGAAATCCTCGGCAGCGCTCGCAAATACATTTACCCGCTGCAGCACTCCCGCGACCGCATTCTCAAAGTGTCTGCCACGCTGCTAGTAGTAGCAGTCGTCGCTTTCTTCGCATACTGCGGACTGGCGCTGTACAAGTTCCAATCGGCCTCGACATTTGTCTACGAAGTCACCAGAGTTATTCCATTCCCCGTGGCCAAAGCCGGCAGCAGCTTTGTATCCTACGAAAATTATCTGTTTGAGCTGCGCCACCTGACACATTACTACGAAACGCAGCAAAAGGAAAACTTCGCGGACGAATCGGGTCGGCGCCATCTGACGAAGTTAAAGCAGGATTCTCTGCAAAAGGTTATTGATGATGCCTACGTTAAACAACTAGCCGCCAAGAACAACATTACCGTCACCAACGGGGAAGTCGAAGATCAGATCGCCCTCGTTAAGTCGCAGAACCGTCTTGGCAGCAACGACCAGATGCTGGCCGACGTCCTGAAGCAATTCTGGGGCTGGTCAATCGTTGATTTCAAACGTGAGCTCAAATCACAGCTGCTATATCAAAAGGTCGGCTCCGAGCTCGACACAGCGACGCATGCCCGTGCAGACAACGCACTTGCCGAACTACGCGGCGGGGCTGATTTTGCGGCTGTCGCCGCAAAGGTTTCTGACGATGCGACCACCAAGGACAAGGGCGGCGCCTATCCGGCAGCAATCGGCAAAACCAGCCGCGACGTGCCACCGCAAATTGTTGATGCGCTATTCCGTCTCAAGCCCGGAGAAACCTCAGACGTCATAGAAACCGGGTACAACCTTGAAATCCTGAAGAGTATCTCAGTCGCCGGCGATAAAGTGCAGGCTGCCCATATATCCTTCAAACTGCAGGATATATCTACCCATCTCAAACCACTCAAAGAGCAGGCCAAGCCTACCCGGTTCATAAAAGTCTAG
- a CDS encoding ABC transporter ATP-binding protein, translating to MSEPKKLTTKEQAKAIGGVARLSFKIAPGPVLFKLAGAFIDAVLPILTTYFAARTTTALVDAYAGNSDAGRQAIIFIVITALLGLLMTVWRSLDSYIQSKMRYVVEAAVSDRMYAHFLALEFWRYDDKDTADLYDRALKFSQFFSWIFDRLASLISQLIGVAAATIALALLEPWLALAVILAIAPGIYLQFRLSRKQIAHWNENVEVRRAQNLLEWHLNQPRYISELRLYGMVDFMLRHRRKLRDTDEKGRIEFEKTFMPIRIATDALEAIVELGALIWISLQIIGRNQPVGQFIYVQQVVSRAMQNASSFISTLGQIDEDIANLFDYEQFMQLPTRKVGGKVLTTPPQQIIFEHVTFSYPGSKAPAIDNLSFTISAHQHVAIVGENGAGKSTLIKLLTGLYIPTKGRILLDGISLDEYDIASWHKQLGVLQQEFIHYNFATARDNVRFGAVDSPHTTERIREALKLAEADEFVTKLPQGENTYVNNWMEDDKGNKGVDLSGGQWQRLALARDFYRAAPIVILDEPTSAIDALAETRIFKHLFADKQRMVITISHRLSTVQKADAIFMLEDGKLVESGTHAELITQQDRYVRMFKSQLKD from the coding sequence ATGAGCGAACCGAAGAAGTTGACTACCAAAGAACAAGCAAAAGCAATTGGCGGTGTAGCACGCCTCAGCTTCAAAATAGCTCCCGGGCCCGTACTGTTCAAGTTAGCTGGCGCGTTCATAGATGCCGTCCTGCCAATATTGACCACCTACTTTGCGGCACGAACGACGACCGCATTAGTGGATGCGTATGCCGGTAACAGTGACGCCGGCAGGCAAGCTATAATCTTCATTGTAATTACTGCCCTGCTCGGTCTGCTGATGACCGTTTGGAGAAGCCTGGACAGCTATATCCAATCAAAGATGCGCTATGTAGTCGAAGCGGCAGTCAGCGACCGGATGTATGCCCATTTCCTGGCGCTGGAATTCTGGCGCTATGACGACAAGGATACTGCCGACTTATACGACCGGGCGCTGAAATTCTCACAGTTCTTTTCCTGGATATTTGACCGTCTAGCTTCACTGATATCACAACTGATCGGGGTTGCGGCTGCGACTATCGCACTGGCACTGTTAGAGCCATGGCTCGCCTTGGCAGTGATCCTGGCCATTGCGCCGGGCATATATTTGCAATTCAGGTTGTCCCGTAAGCAAATCGCCCATTGGAACGAAAACGTCGAAGTCCGCCGTGCCCAGAATTTACTGGAATGGCACCTCAACCAGCCGCGATACATCTCTGAACTCCGTTTATACGGTATGGTTGATTTCATGCTGCGCCACCGTCGCAAGTTACGTGACACAGACGAGAAGGGTCGGATTGAGTTTGAAAAGACCTTCATGCCGATCCGGATTGCCACCGATGCCCTCGAAGCCATAGTTGAACTCGGTGCACTGATATGGATAAGTTTGCAGATTATCGGCCGCAATCAACCGGTCGGACAGTTCATTTATGTTCAGCAGGTCGTGTCGCGCGCCATGCAGAACGCTTCGTCGTTTATTTCCACCCTGGGACAGATTGACGAGGACATTGCCAACTTGTTCGACTACGAGCAGTTTATGCAGCTACCGACGCGCAAAGTAGGCGGCAAAGTACTGACTACTCCCCCACAGCAGATCATTTTTGAACATGTAACGTTTTCTTATCCTGGCAGTAAGGCTCCGGCTATCGATAATTTATCGTTTACAATTTCCGCTCATCAGCATGTAGCCATCGTCGGCGAAAACGGCGCCGGCAAATCGACACTTATTAAGCTACTGACCGGACTTTATATACCGACCAAGGGTAGAATTTTACTGGATGGTATTAGTCTCGACGAATATGACATCGCCTCCTGGCATAAACAGCTTGGCGTACTGCAGCAAGAGTTCATACATTATAATTTTGCTACTGCCCGCGACAATGTCCGCTTCGGCGCGGTAGACAGCCCGCACACTACCGAACGTATAAGAGAAGCGCTCAAACTGGCGGAGGCTGACGAATTTGTAACCAAACTACCTCAGGGAGAAAATACGTACGTTAACAACTGGATGGAAGACGATAAAGGCAACAAAGGTGTCGACCTATCTGGCGGCCAGTGGCAGCGGCTGGCGCTAGCCCGCGATTTTTACCGCGCCGCGCCCATTGTCATTCTTGACGAGCCAACCTCAGCCATCGACGCCCTCGCTGAAACACGTATTTTCAAACACTTGTTTGCCGATAAACAGCGTATGGTAATCACTATTAGTCACCGCCTATCAACTGTTCAAAAAGCCGACGCTATATTCATGCTCGAAGACGGTAAACTAGTCGAGAGTGGCACGCATGCAGAGCTGATCACCCAGCAAGACAGATACGTCCGAATGTTCAAGAGCCAGCTCAAGGACTAG
- a CDS encoding type II toxin-antitoxin system PemK/MazF family toxin, with protein MVAKNAARKLKRGELWWAELGDPSGSAPSFKRPVLVVQADAFNASKISMVVVIALTSNMRLAEAPGNVSLLKSKSGLTKDSVASVSQIITIDKTSLQESIGSIDKRVMAQIDDGLRLVLDV; from the coding sequence ATGGTAGCAAAGAACGCGGCCAGAAAACTAAAAAGGGGTGAGCTATGGTGGGCTGAACTCGGTGACCCAAGCGGCTCAGCTCCCAGCTTTAAACGCCCGGTGCTTGTTGTACAGGCTGATGCGTTTAACGCCAGCAAAATTAGCATGGTCGTCGTCATTGCCCTAACGTCCAACATGCGACTAGCCGAAGCCCCCGGTAACGTCAGTTTGCTGAAAAGCAAATCTGGGCTCACCAAAGACTCAGTTGCCAGCGTCTCGCAGATTATAACAATCGACAAAACTTCTCTACAAGAATCAATTGGCAGCATTGATAAACGCGTAATGGCTCAAATCGATGACGGACTCAGACTCGTATTGGATGTGTAG
- a CDS encoding STAS-like domain-containing protein, which translates to MKTIVIKDAAGTFAENKDVARKLRVEIIMPALEQNEEVIIDFEGVTGATQSFVHALISDAIRKYGNEALEKISYKDCSPVVREIVITVTEYMQES; encoded by the coding sequence ATGAAGACCATAGTTATTAAAGATGCAGCCGGGACGTTCGCCGAGAACAAGGACGTGGCACGTAAACTTCGCGTAGAGATTATAATGCCTGCCCTGGAACAGAATGAGGAAGTGATCATAGATTTCGAGGGTGTAACTGGTGCTACTCAATCATTTGTGCACGCCCTCATCAGCGATGCAATTCGTAAATATGGCAACGAAGCGTTGGAGAAGATATCGTATAAAGATTGTAGTCCGGTAGTACGGGAAATTGTCATTACAGTAACTGAGTATATGCAAGAAAGCTAA
- a CDS encoding MBL fold metallo-hydrolase translates to MDIQFYGANCIVLSTRNARVVIDDNLAQLGAKSVVRAGDIALFSSSITHTPPKVETKLEINHGGEYEVSDISIYGIPARSHIDEDGKQTATMYKIISKELSIFIPGHIYPDLTDSQLESVGMVDVMCIPVGGNGYTLDPVGALKIIKKIEPKILIPTHYDDSSLKFEVPQQTLQQAITSLSMEPIEGGSKLKLKPGELPEIMQLTVLERS, encoded by the coding sequence ATGGATATACAATTTTACGGGGCAAACTGTATCGTACTCAGCACCAGGAACGCCCGTGTCGTTATTGACGACAACCTGGCACAGCTCGGCGCCAAGAGCGTCGTCCGGGCCGGTGATATAGCGCTATTCAGTAGCAGTATTACCCATACTCCGCCCAAAGTAGAAACCAAACTAGAGATTAATCATGGTGGTGAGTACGAAGTATCTGACATATCGATTTACGGCATCCCGGCTCGCAGCCACATCGATGAAGACGGCAAGCAGACAGCTACTATGTACAAGATTATCTCCAAAGAGCTGAGCATTTTTATTCCCGGTCACATCTACCCGGACCTTACCGACAGCCAGCTGGAATCGGTCGGCATGGTCGATGTAATGTGTATACCGGTCGGCGGTAACGGCTATACGCTTGATCCAGTCGGCGCGCTCAAGATTATCAAAAAGATCGAACCTAAGATCCTCATTCCAACGCATTATGATGACAGCAGTTTGAAATTTGAAGTGCCGCAGCAAACATTGCAGCAGGCTATCACCTCGCTTTCGATGGAGCCGATAGAAGGTGGATCAAAACTGAAGCTGAAGCCAGGTGAGTTGCCGGAGATCATGCAGCTGACCGTGCTCGAACGGTCATAA
- the rpmB gene encoding 50S ribosomal protein L28 yields the protein MNICELTGKGKQYGSNVSFSQRHTKKVWKPNLQTKTIIVDGKKVTMKISTQAIRTLKKKGIITQAAK from the coding sequence ATGAACATATGTGAACTCACCGGCAAAGGAAAGCAATACGGCAGCAATGTCAGTTTTTCACAGCGCCACACCAAGAAAGTCTGGAAGCCTAATCTTCAGACCAAAACCATTATCGTCGATGGCAAAAAAGTCACCATGAAGATCAGTACGCAGGCGATTCGTACACTCAAGAAAAAGGGTATCATTACCCAAGCCGCAAAATAG
- the thrS gene encoding threonine--tRNA ligase: MADQLNSDADNLYAMRHSMAHIMASSIRHLWPDTKFGVGPVVENGFYYDVDLGGTTLSEADFPKIEKEMRRIIAENQQFKRSEMPVDDAIAWAQSNKQPYKEELLNDLKRAGTTIAKDLDIAELGLATDHDSVVKNVSFYENGDFFDLCRGPHVESTGVVGAFKLMRVAGAYWRGKDDNPQMQRIYGVAFTTKEELDGHIVILEEAKKRDHRILGESLQLFTVSEDVGKGLPLLLPRGSKVKNLLSRYMRQMEEAEGYQYVDTPVIAHERLYQKSGHAQFYADDMFTIVDSEGQKFYVSPMNCPHHHKVYEKLVYSYKDLPLKLAEHAGLYRHELSGTLTGLIRVRGPITQNDAHIYVTQEQLKAEFLSVLQLFKQVYETFGITDYWYRLSLPDFQKNKFEGDKAAWESAGNTIRQALIEFGAEFVEAEGEAAFYGPKVDIQTRNVLGKEDSIATSQIDLLIPGRMDLTYVDENSDEQRPLVIHRAILGSLERFLGFYVEKTAGWFPFWLAPEQIRILTINDSVLPYVEQITAVLSNTLLMEPLKYNELRYSIDDRNESLGKKIREATTMKIPVQLIVGPKDVEAGEVSVRTQQGEHKLALDKLAEYLKGL, from the coding sequence ATGGCAGATCAACTGAATTCAGACGCCGATAATCTGTACGCAATGCGCCATTCTATGGCTCATATCATGGCGTCGTCCATACGGCACCTATGGCCAGACACGAAGTTTGGAGTCGGTCCCGTCGTAGAGAACGGCTTTTACTATGATGTTGACCTCGGTGGTACGACCTTGTCGGAAGCTGATTTTCCAAAGATTGAAAAGGAAATGCGCCGTATTATTGCCGAAAATCAGCAGTTTAAGCGTTCCGAAATGCCGGTTGATGATGCAATTGCGTGGGCTCAAAGCAACAAGCAACCATACAAAGAAGAGTTATTAAATGATTTGAAGCGCGCTGGAACGACAATAGCTAAAGATCTCGATATTGCTGAGCTAGGCTTAGCGACAGATCATGATTCCGTTGTTAAAAACGTTTCATTTTATGAAAATGGTGATTTTTTTGATTTATGTCGTGGTCCTCATGTCGAATCCACCGGTGTTGTTGGTGCATTCAAACTCATGAGAGTCGCCGGTGCTTACTGGCGTGGCAAAGATGACAACCCACAAATGCAGCGTATATACGGTGTGGCATTTACAACGAAAGAAGAACTTGATGGCCATATTGTAATACTCGAAGAAGCTAAAAAGCGTGATCATCGTATTCTTGGCGAAAGTTTACAGCTTTTTACCGTCAGTGAAGACGTCGGTAAAGGTCTGCCGTTGTTATTGCCACGTGGTTCCAAGGTTAAAAATCTGCTGAGCAGATACATGCGACAAATGGAGGAAGCCGAAGGCTACCAGTATGTTGACACGCCGGTCATTGCCCACGAGCGGTTATATCAAAAATCTGGCCACGCCCAGTTTTATGCTGATGACATGTTTACGATTGTTGATTCCGAAGGTCAGAAATTTTATGTCTCGCCAATGAACTGCCCGCATCATCACAAGGTGTATGAAAAACTGGTTTATAGTTACAAAGATTTGCCATTGAAACTGGCCGAACATGCCGGCCTATATCGCCATGAATTATCCGGTACGCTAACCGGACTCATTCGAGTCCGCGGACCGATCACTCAAAATGATGCTCATATATACGTCACGCAGGAACAACTCAAAGCTGAATTTTTGAGCGTTTTACAGCTGTTCAAGCAAGTATACGAAACATTCGGAATTACTGATTACTGGTACCGTCTGTCATTGCCCGATTTCCAAAAAAATAAATTTGAGGGCGACAAAGCGGCATGGGAGTCGGCCGGCAATACAATTCGCCAGGCGCTCATTGAATTCGGTGCTGAATTTGTTGAAGCCGAGGGCGAAGCTGCTTTCTATGGACCAAAAGTCGACATTCAGACCCGCAATGTTCTCGGCAAAGAGGATTCGATCGCTACGTCACAAATCGACCTACTGATTCCTGGCCGTATGGACCTGACTTACGTTGACGAAAATAGCGATGAACAGCGTCCGTTAGTTATTCACCGTGCAATTCTTGGTTCATTGGAGCGATTTTTAGGCTTTTACGTAGAAAAAACTGCTGGTTGGTTCCCGTTTTGGCTGGCTCCTGAGCAAATCCGTATCCTAACAATCAACGATTCAGTGCTGCCGTATGTTGAGCAAATTACAGCTGTCTTGTCCAATACACTCCTGATGGAGCCGCTCAAATACAATGAACTCCGCTACAGTATCGACGATCGCAACGAATCGCTCGGTAAAAAAATCCGTGAAGCGACGACTATGAAAATTCCTGTCCAGCTCATCGTCGGGCCGAAAGACGTTGAGGCTGGCGAGGTCAGCGTCAGGACGCAGCAGGGTGAACATAAGCTGGCGCTCGATAAGCTGGCAGAGTACTTGAAGGGCTTGTAG
- a CDS encoding VOC family protein, which yields MQTRLNPYLSFQGNAEEVVAFYQEIFGGNLTKSTFAEGGMPHDPAEANWIMHAMLETENGMVLMASDTPTSMEFKPGSNGAISLSGDNEPELRGYYEKLSAGGTATLPLSAAPWGDAFGMCTDKYGINWMVNISGVSDSAQE from the coding sequence ATGCAGACCCGGTTAAATCCTTACCTGAGTTTTCAAGGCAATGCCGAAGAAGTCGTTGCATTTTATCAAGAAATTTTCGGTGGTAACCTAACGAAATCTACGTTTGCCGAGGGCGGCATGCCGCATGATCCGGCTGAAGCTAATTGGATTATGCACGCCATGCTTGAAACTGAAAACGGCATGGTGCTGATGGCATCCGACACGCCGACGAGTATGGAGTTTAAGCCGGGCAGTAACGGAGCAATATCGCTCAGTGGTGATAATGAGCCAGAGTTACGCGGCTATTACGAAAAGTTGTCCGCTGGCGGTACCGCCACGCTGCCACTGAGTGCCGCGCCGTGGGGTGATGCATTTGGCATGTGTACTGACAAGTACGGTATAAACTGGATGGTCAATATATCAGGCGTGTCAGATTCGGCACAGGAGTAA
- a CDS encoding NAD(P)/FAD-dependent oxidoreductase: MKTSKIYDVIIVGGGYAGLSAAIWLGRFHRSVVVISSGQPRNAAAHVIHGYPGYDGENPMDLHKKILQEAASYGAGFAHGTVTQIRKRKLYFACQTEEKQYLAKRVLVATGVSDVAPDIPNFAAFAGVTAWQCPACDGHEYSGRRVAIIGWGAHIAGYAQEFLTYTSDILVLTHGHANEIDNEARQILQGCNIPVIDTKIVGLQPKPDTTSKIRSLALADGGSIPAEAIFYNIKHCPRLELLEQLGCNIADDAVVINDKQETSVAGVYAAGDITPREELVVVACAMGTSAASNIHASLHNFK; encoded by the coding sequence ATGAAAACCTCAAAAATATATGATGTCATAATAGTCGGTGGTGGTTACGCCGGGTTGAGCGCTGCGATTTGGCTTGGCAGGTTCCACCGGTCGGTGGTCGTGATATCTTCAGGCCAGCCGCGCAACGCTGCAGCGCATGTCATCCATGGTTATCCGGGTTATGACGGCGAAAATCCCATGGATTTACATAAAAAGATACTGCAGGAAGCCGCAAGCTACGGAGCGGGGTTTGCGCATGGTACGGTAACGCAAATTCGGAAACGAAAGCTATACTTTGCGTGTCAGACAGAGGAAAAACAATATTTAGCCAAACGCGTGCTTGTGGCTACAGGCGTGTCAGACGTCGCACCTGATATTCCCAACTTTGCCGCCTTTGCTGGTGTCACAGCCTGGCAGTGCCCCGCCTGCGACGGCCACGAATACAGCGGTCGCCGTGTTGCTATCATCGGCTGGGGCGCACACATTGCCGGATACGCCCAGGAATTCCTAACCTATACTTCAGACATACTAGTACTGACGCATGGGCACGCCAATGAGATCGACAACGAGGCCAGACAGATCTTACAGGGCTGTAACATTCCTGTCATTGACACCAAGATCGTCGGTCTGCAGCCAAAACCAGACACCACCAGCAAAATCCGCTCGCTCGCCTTGGCCGATGGAGGATCGATACCGGCAGAGGCGATCTTTTACAATATCAAACACTGCCCTCGTCTGGAGTTACTTGAGCAACTGGGCTGCAATATTGCCGACGACGCCGTTGTAATCAACGACAAGCAGGAAACGAGCGTCGCCGGTGTCTATGCAGCCGGTGATATCACCCCACGCGAAGAGTTAGTAGTCGTCGCTTGCGCTATGGGGACGAGCGCCGCCAGCAATATTCACGCCAGTTTGCACAATTTCAAATAA
- a CDS encoding PH domain-containing protein, whose protein sequence is MAEKYFEDQFDGEEVLFVFRKHPVVMRKGLIIAMAMWLVGPVYTLALTYLRPDNYPSVSFFFLSLVASIVLGIVVFMPWYISWHFSVFIVTDQRLIQITQKGLFNRSVVDMGLGQIQMVNYQVAGLQETLLGFGTITMQTFVGDLIIHDIHHPAKIQKKLLEILRDSGVAVDSYPAPGDASQQDQIPGDA, encoded by the coding sequence ATGGCAGAAAAATATTTCGAAGATCAATTTGACGGCGAGGAAGTCCTATTTGTTTTTCGCAAACATCCGGTTGTTATGCGCAAAGGGCTGATCATCGCCATGGCGATGTGGCTGGTCGGACCGGTCTATACGCTGGCATTAACGTACCTGCGGCCGGATAATTATCCCTCTGTCAGTTTCTTTTTCCTGAGCCTGGTCGCGAGCATCGTCCTGGGTATCGTCGTCTTTATGCCGTGGTATATCAGCTGGCATTTTAGCGTCTTTATCGTGACCGATCAGCGGCTGATACAGATTACCCAAAAGGGGTTATTCAACCGTAGCGTCGTCGATATGGGGCTGGGTCAGATACAAATGGTAAACTATCAGGTGGCTGGCCTGCAGGAAACTTTGCTGGGATTTGGTACAATAACAATGCAGACATTTGTCGGCGACCTGATAATCCATGATATTCACCATCCTGCCAAGATCCAAAAGAAGCTTTTGGAAATCCTGCGTGATAGTGGGGTAGCAGTTGATTCGTATCCAGCGCCCGGTGACGCGTCGCAGCAAGATCAAATTCCCGGGGATGCCTAA